In Streptomyces sp. NBC_00704, a genomic segment contains:
- a CDS encoding RNA polymerase sigma factor yields MNSPPARSGDDARVIADSLDRPELFGELYQRHAAVIHRYAARRLGEEAAEDITADTFLSAFRTRRRYDLARRDARPWLYGIAANLIGKQRRAEVRALRALARTGLDPVAASWTDRSDSRVTAHAAHGLLAGALAGLSRGDRDVLLLVAWADLGYQEVAEALSIPVGTVRSRLNRARRKVRHTLGGADPTLVHDATEMIGHG; encoded by the coding sequence GTGAACAGTCCACCCGCCAGATCCGGCGACGACGCCCGCGTCATCGCCGACTCCCTGGACCGCCCCGAGCTCTTCGGCGAGCTCTACCAGCGGCACGCGGCCGTGATCCACCGGTACGCGGCCCGTCGGCTGGGCGAGGAGGCGGCCGAGGACATCACCGCCGACACCTTCCTGAGCGCGTTCCGCACGCGCAGGCGCTACGACCTGGCGCGTCGCGACGCCCGCCCCTGGCTGTACGGCATCGCCGCCAACCTCATCGGGAAGCAGCGCCGTGCCGAGGTCCGGGCGCTGCGCGCGCTCGCCCGCACCGGACTCGACCCGGTGGCCGCGTCCTGGACCGACCGCAGTGACAGCCGGGTCACCGCCCACGCCGCCCACGGGCTGCTGGCCGGTGCGCTGGCCGGGCTGTCGCGGGGCGACCGGGACGTCCTGCTGCTGGTCGCCTGGGCCGACCTCGGCTACCAGGAGGTCGCCGAGGCCCTGTCCATCCCGGTGGGCACGGTGCGCTCACGCCTCAACCGGGCCCGCAGGAAGGTCCGTCACACCCTCGGGGGAGCCGACCCCACCCTCGTACACGACGCCACGGAGATGATCGGCCATGGATGA